In the genome of Gordonia rubripertincta, one region contains:
- a CDS encoding alanine/glycine:cation symporter family protein, whose amino-acid sequence MTDFLTKLNDIIWSDPLVYLCLGAGVFFSLRSRFLQVRHIPEMIRAMVHGHSSPDGVSSFQALMISIAGRVGTGNIAGVATAIAFGGPGALFWMWLVAFLGASTSFVECTLGQIYKTRDPLTNEYRGGPAYYFSKAFAHTKSSKFFKIYGLVFAAVTVLACGILLPGIQSNSMTVAMSQAWDVADWAVAIGIVIVLAFVIIGGVKRIATFASIVVPFMAVCYILFALVVVFTNASQIPEVFRLIFSSAFGTDAVFGSIIGAAIMWGVKRGIYSNEAGQGTGPHAAAAAEVSHPAKQGFVQAFAVYIDTLFVCSATGFLIITTGAYRVFEGESADGSVLGEGGLLPSDVSVGPTFVQVGFDSMWSGAGSTFVAISLAFFCLTTIIAYYYMAETNLRFLMGQSSTIYLRPLRSTLGANLTLLLQAAILISVAYGAVSTAEDAWTLGDIGVGLMAWLNILGILILQQPAFKALRDYERQKKQGKDPIFDPVALGIVGATFWETYDPDTNSRPREEITSS is encoded by the coding sequence ATGACCGACTTCCTCACCAAACTCAACGACATCATCTGGAGCGATCCGCTGGTGTACCTGTGCCTCGGCGCGGGCGTGTTCTTCTCACTGCGGTCTCGATTCCTGCAGGTCCGCCACATCCCGGAGATGATCCGCGCGATGGTTCACGGACACAGCTCGCCCGACGGGGTGTCCTCGTTCCAGGCGCTGATGATCTCCATCGCCGGCCGCGTCGGTACCGGCAACATCGCGGGTGTCGCCACCGCCATCGCCTTCGGCGGGCCGGGTGCACTCTTCTGGATGTGGCTGGTGGCCTTCCTCGGGGCGTCGACCTCGTTCGTGGAGTGCACCCTGGGCCAGATCTACAAGACGCGTGACCCGCTGACGAACGAGTACCGAGGCGGGCCGGCGTACTACTTCAGCAAGGCGTTCGCCCACACGAAGTCCTCGAAGTTCTTCAAGATCTACGGCCTCGTCTTCGCGGCGGTGACGGTGCTCGCATGCGGCATCCTGCTGCCCGGAATCCAGTCGAACTCCATGACCGTCGCGATGAGCCAGGCCTGGGACGTCGCCGACTGGGCCGTCGCGATCGGCATCGTGATCGTCCTGGCGTTCGTCATCATCGGCGGCGTCAAGCGCATCGCCACCTTCGCCTCGATCGTCGTGCCGTTCATGGCCGTCTGCTACATCCTGTTCGCCCTGGTGGTCGTGTTCACCAACGCTTCGCAGATACCCGAGGTGTTCCGGCTGATCTTCTCGAGTGCCTTTGGCACCGACGCGGTCTTCGGATCGATCATCGGCGCTGCGATCATGTGGGGCGTCAAGCGCGGGATCTACTCGAACGAGGCGGGTCAGGGCACCGGTCCGCACGCCGCGGCCGCTGCGGAGGTCTCCCATCCCGCGAAGCAGGGTTTCGTCCAGGCCTTCGCCGTCTACATCGACACCCTCTTCGTCTGCTCGGCCACCGGCTTCCTCATCATCACCACCGGCGCGTACCGGGTGTTCGAAGGTGAGAGCGCCGACGGTTCGGTCCTCGGCGAAGGTGGTCTGCTCCCCAGCGATGTGAGTGTCGGCCCGACGTTCGTGCAGGTCGGTTTCGACAGCATGTGGAGCGGCGCGGGCTCGACGTTCGTCGCCATCTCGCTCGCGTTCTTCTGCCTGACCACGATCATCGCGTACTACTACATGGCCGAGACGAACCTGCGGTTCCTCATGGGTCAGTCATCGACGATCTACCTTCGTCCGCTGCGCAGCACCCTGGGGGCGAACCTCACGCTCCTCCTGCAGGCCGCGATCCTGATCTCGGTGGCCTACGGTGCGGTCTCCACGGCCGAGGACGCCTGGACTCTCGGCGACATCGGCGTCGGCCTGATGGCCTGGCTGAACATCCTCGGCATCCTGATCCTCCAGCAGCCCGCGTTCAAGGCGCTGCGCGACTACGAGCGCCAGAAGAAGCAGGGCAAGGACCCGATCTTCGACCCGGTCGCGCTGGGCATCGTCGGTGCCACGTTCTGGGAGACCTACGACCCCGACACGAACAGTCGGCCGAGGGAGGAAATCACCAGCTCCTGA
- a CDS encoding 5-formyltetrahydrofolate cyclo-ligase → MRTLKDQRREKAAERRSGMSAAARERAAEDLAEWMHTCPFRLEYDVTVAAYVPVGDEPGSTAMLDALIDRGVTVLLPVVPAGKPAPLDWARYTGPASLAPGRWGLLEPTHDRLGVSAIRAASVVLIPALSVDKTGVRLGRGAGYYDRTLVGLSAELVAVVYDEELVDSLPAGDHDVAVGWALTPGGGFQQLS, encoded by the coding sequence GTGCGAACCCTGAAGGACCAGCGGCGAGAGAAAGCTGCGGAACGCCGGTCGGGCATGTCGGCGGCCGCGCGCGAGCGGGCTGCCGAAGACCTCGCCGAGTGGATGCACACCTGCCCGTTCCGGCTCGAGTACGACGTCACGGTCGCGGCCTATGTACCGGTCGGCGACGAGCCGGGTTCGACGGCGATGCTCGACGCGCTCATCGATCGCGGCGTGACGGTGCTGCTCCCGGTGGTCCCTGCCGGCAAACCCGCCCCGCTCGACTGGGCGCGCTACACCGGTCCCGCCTCTCTCGCCCCGGGGCGCTGGGGCCTGCTCGAACCCACGCACGACCGTCTCGGCGTCTCCGCGATCCGCGCGGCGTCGGTGGTCCTGATCCCCGCGCTGTCCGTCGACAAGACCGGCGTCCGCCTGGGCCGGGGGGCCGGATACTACGACCGCACCCTCGTCGGACTGTCCGCGGAACTCGTCGCCGTCGTCTACGACGAGGAGCTCGTCGATTCATTACCCGCCGGAGACCACGACGTCGCCGTCGGCTGGGCCCTCACCCCCGGCGGCGGGTTTCAGCAACTGAGCTGA
- a CDS encoding UTP--glucose-1-phosphate uridylyltransferase, which produces MTASKDGFSEYESVPNTPPIPRTAVVPAAGLGTRFLPATKTVPKELLPVVDTPGIELVAEEAKSAGAERLLIVTSPGKDGVVAHFVKDLVLESTLAKRGKEAMLAKVRKAPNLLEVASVVQDKPLGLGHAVGCVEDRLDDDEDAIAVLLPDDLVLPGGVLEVMARTRQRRGGSVLCAIEVPEDRISAYGVFDVEPLPDANNPNVMKLKGMVEKPEPQDAPSNLAAAGRYILDRKIFDALRRIKPGAGGELQLTDAIALLIEEGEPVHVVVHRGTRHDLGNPGGYLKAAVDFALDRDDYGPDLREWLEKRLAES; this is translated from the coding sequence ATGACTGCGTCCAAAGATGGCTTCAGCGAGTACGAGTCGGTGCCCAACACCCCGCCGATCCCGCGAACCGCGGTGGTCCCGGCCGCCGGTCTGGGGACGCGCTTCCTACCCGCCACCAAGACGGTGCCCAAGGAGCTGCTGCCGGTGGTCGACACCCCCGGCATCGAGCTGGTCGCCGAGGAGGCCAAATCAGCCGGTGCGGAGCGCCTCCTGATCGTCACCTCGCCCGGCAAGGACGGCGTCGTCGCGCACTTCGTGAAGGACCTCGTCCTCGAGAGCACCCTGGCCAAGCGCGGCAAAGAAGCGATGCTGGCCAAGGTCCGCAAGGCGCCCAACCTACTCGAGGTCGCGTCGGTCGTCCAGGACAAACCCCTGGGACTCGGCCATGCCGTCGGATGTGTCGAGGACCGCCTCGACGACGACGAGGACGCCATCGCCGTCCTGCTGCCCGACGACCTCGTCCTGCCCGGTGGCGTGCTGGAGGTCATGGCCCGCACGCGGCAGCGTCGCGGCGGCTCGGTCCTGTGCGCGATCGAGGTCCCCGAGGACCGCATCAGCGCCTACGGCGTCTTCGACGTCGAGCCGTTGCCCGACGCCAACAACCCCAATGTCATGAAGCTCAAGGGCATGGTCGAGAAGCCGGAGCCACAGGACGCGCCGTCGAATCTCGCGGCGGCCGGCCGCTACATCCTCGACCGCAAGATCTTCGACGCGCTGCGTCGGATCAAGCCGGGCGCGGGAGGCGAACTCCAGCTCACCGACGCCATCGCGCTGCTCATCGAGGAGGGCGAGCCCGTGCACGTCGTCGTCCATCGCGGCACCCGCCACGACCTGGGCAACCCGGGCGGCTACCTCAAGGCCGCCGTCGACTTCGCGCTCGATCGGGATGATTACGGCCCTGATCTGCGGGAGTGGCTCGAAAAGCGTCTCGCCGAGAGCTGA
- the nhaA gene encoding Na+/H+ antiporter NhaA, protein MTRDRLRQWAALDTTSGVLLLITAAIAVVWANSPWRDSYSSLLHTEIGPEALHLHLSLAHWASDGLLAIFFFVVGVELKHEFVAGSLRDLRLAGVPIAAAVGGMVTPALCYVVVVAAGDPEALRGWAIPTATDIAFALAVLAIFGRGLPLPLRTFLLTLAVVDDLLGIVVIATFYTDEIDFVMLGGALVTVAVFAVLVRGSWRLWPLFIPVGVVAWALMHASGVHATVAGVLLGFVVPAVAIRGEEMPRTERLDEAVRPYSAAIALPVFAFAAAGVTVIGGEGSIVQPVSIGIVLGLVVGKLVGVLGSTWLMTKFTPLRLPDAIGLRDLLPIGMLTGVGFTVALLIAELSFEGGSDDHAAAAKAAILAGSVISAALAAVLLRWDARQARDADMNRDDIPDINRDVIGG, encoded by the coding sequence ATGACACGCGACCGTCTTCGGCAGTGGGCCGCACTCGACACCACCAGCGGCGTCCTGTTGCTCATCACCGCGGCCATCGCCGTCGTCTGGGCCAATTCGCCGTGGCGGGACAGCTATTCGTCCCTGCTGCACACCGAAATCGGTCCCGAGGCACTGCACCTGCATCTCTCGCTGGCGCACTGGGCGTCGGACGGACTGCTGGCGATCTTCTTCTTCGTGGTCGGTGTGGAACTCAAACACGAGTTCGTGGCCGGCAGTCTCCGCGACCTCAGACTCGCCGGAGTGCCGATCGCCGCGGCCGTGGGCGGGATGGTGACGCCCGCGCTCTGCTATGTGGTCGTCGTTGCGGCCGGTGATCCCGAAGCCCTACGCGGATGGGCCATCCCGACCGCCACCGACATCGCCTTCGCGCTCGCCGTGCTCGCCATCTTCGGTCGTGGCCTGCCCCTGCCGCTGCGGACGTTCCTGCTCACGCTGGCCGTCGTCGACGACCTGCTCGGCATCGTGGTGATCGCGACCTTCTACACCGACGAGATCGACTTCGTCATGCTCGGCGGCGCACTTGTCACGGTCGCGGTGTTCGCGGTTCTGGTGCGCGGCTCGTGGCGGCTCTGGCCGCTGTTCATCCCGGTCGGCGTCGTCGCCTGGGCGCTCATGCACGCATCCGGCGTGCACGCCACCGTCGCCGGCGTCCTGCTCGGCTTCGTCGTACCCGCCGTCGCGATCCGCGGGGAGGAGATGCCGCGCACGGAACGGCTCGACGAGGCGGTGCGTCCGTACTCGGCGGCGATCGCGCTCCCGGTCTTCGCGTTCGCGGCCGCCGGCGTCACCGTGATCGGTGGCGAGGGATCGATCGTGCAGCCCGTGTCGATCGGCATCGTGCTCGGACTCGTGGTCGGCAAACTCGTCGGCGTCCTGGGATCGACGTGGCTGATGACGAAGTTCACGCCCCTACGCCTTCCGGACGCCATCGGACTCCGTGACCTGCTGCCGATCGGCATGCTCACCGGCGTCGGATTCACCGTTGCCCTCCTCATCGCCGAACTCAGCTTCGAGGGGGGCTCCGATGACCACGCCGCGGCCGCCAAGGCGGCCATCCTCGCCGGTTCGGTCATCTCGGCGGCACTCGCCGCGGTGCTCCTGCGCTGGGATGCCCGGCAAGCGCGCGACGCCGACATGAACCGCGATGACATCCCGGACATCAACCGGGATGTCATCGGCGGGTAG
- the mscL gene encoding large conductance mechanosensitive channel protein MscL: MLKGFKDFILKGNVVELATAVIIGAAFTAIVTAFTDGIVQPIINAIPVGSDAAQGLGFQITDKASTFVDIGSVITAVINFLIIAAVVYFIIILPYNKLAELGGFGKKAEVTEVALLTEIRDLLDPEGTSKAKAEAESDLPPHLSEPGAPAGEAYAPQSGPLAPYESPSGAGTTQRISAPPQPGQPSQQGPSQQGPSQSGPQSSPLFGSPQGQPGGPGGQPYPTPQPAPGNYPPPGNYPPPGNYPPPGSQYPGEQYPGEQYPGEQFPGDGPDAPGRHSR; encoded by the coding sequence GTGCTCAAGGGATTCAAGGACTTCATACTCAAGGGCAACGTCGTCGAGCTGGCTACCGCAGTCATCATCGGTGCGGCCTTCACCGCGATCGTGACCGCGTTCACCGACGGCATCGTCCAGCCGATCATCAACGCCATCCCGGTCGGCTCGGATGCCGCGCAGGGACTCGGATTCCAGATCACCGACAAAGCCTCGACGTTCGTCGACATCGGCAGCGTGATCACCGCCGTCATCAACTTCCTGATCATCGCGGCGGTGGTGTACTTCATCATCATCCTGCCGTACAACAAGCTCGCGGAGCTGGGCGGCTTCGGCAAGAAGGCCGAGGTCACCGAGGTCGCGCTGCTGACCGAGATCCGCGATCTGCTCGATCCGGAGGGGACGTCGAAGGCCAAGGCCGAGGCCGAGAGCGACCTGCCGCCGCATCTGTCCGAGCCGGGTGCGCCGGCCGGTGAGGCGTACGCACCCCAGTCCGGGCCGCTCGCGCCGTACGAGTCGCCGTCAGGTGCCGGTACGACGCAGCGCATCTCGGCTCCCCCGCAGCCGGGTCAGCCGTCCCAGCAGGGGCCGTCCCAGCAGGGTCCCTCCCAGTCGGGACCCCAGTCGTCGCCGCTGTTCGGCTCGCCGCAGGGTCAGCCCGGCGGTCCGGGAGGCCAGCCGTACCCGACACCCCAGCCGGCCCCGGGCAACTACCCGCCGCCCGGCAACTACCCGCCCCCGGGTAACTACCCGCCGCCCGGTTCCCAGTACCCGGGCGAGCAGTACCCCGGTGAGCAGTACCCGGGCGAACAGTTCCCGGGTGACGGTCCGGACGCTCCGGGACGCCACTCGCGCTGA
- a CDS encoding SAF domain-containing protein, giving the protein MPRTRMSLPLDRLGPRLRDRLASAVRPGWTRTLAVRRLVAAVLIITAAVIALAGTRADGELEVLVAAHDLLPGRVVTADDLTPRLVVVSAVPAGALSDAALATGRTVTGRVRTGEMLTDTRLLSSRLPADLTGVDDARLVPVRLSDEAVTSLLRPGDVVDVLTDSADVLARRAVVAIHTGQNSPTGISAGRSTVAPVLLAMDAAAAHRVAAAGLDSSLAVVLH; this is encoded by the coding sequence ATGCCACGCACTCGGATGTCGCTGCCGCTCGACCGACTCGGTCCACGCCTCCGCGACCGGCTCGCCTCCGCCGTCCGTCCCGGGTGGACGCGCACGCTGGCGGTCCGACGCCTCGTTGCGGCAGTACTGATCATCACGGCCGCCGTGATCGCCCTCGCCGGGACCCGGGCCGACGGCGAGTTAGAGGTGCTCGTCGCGGCTCACGATCTGCTACCGGGGCGAGTTGTCACCGCAGATGATCTGACGCCCCGGCTCGTCGTGGTCAGCGCCGTTCCCGCGGGAGCCCTCTCCGACGCCGCGCTCGCGACCGGGCGGACGGTCACCGGCCGGGTACGAACCGGCGAGATGCTGACCGACACCCGGCTGTTGTCCTCGCGTCTGCCGGCCGACCTGACCGGCGTCGACGACGCCCGCCTCGTGCCGGTCCGGCTGTCCGACGAGGCGGTCACGTCGCTACTTCGGCCCGGCGACGTGGTCGACGTCCTGACCGACTCCGCGGACGTCCTCGCTCGACGCGCCGTAGTGGCGATACACACGGGCCAGAACTCGCCGACCGGGATATCTGCTGGTCGCAGCACGGTGGCACCGGTTCTTCTCGCGATGGATGCCGCTGCGGCGCATCGCGTCGCGGCTGCCGGGCTCGATTCTTCGCTGGCGGTCGTGCTGCATTGA
- a CDS encoding GNAT family N-acetyltransferase has translation MFRWLSGSGGSPGWPATLGPLRTRAGTVTLRPVKVRDGKTWSELRIRNQNSLLPWEPTGVGSWADRHQPASWPPLFAVLKSEAKRGTILPFVIELDDQYVGQLTVGNIQRGAVRSAWIGYWVDNAHAGQGIATAAVALGVDHCFGPVGLHRLDATVQPANEASQKVLKNIGFRQEGLLVRYMDVNKRWRDHMLFALTAEEVVGSATEALVRSGRASFR, from the coding sequence GTGTTCAGGTGGTTGAGCGGAAGTGGGGGCAGCCCGGGTTGGCCGGCGACCCTCGGACCGCTGCGCACCAGGGCCGGGACGGTCACGTTGCGCCCGGTCAAGGTCCGCGACGGCAAGACCTGGAGCGAACTGCGCATCCGTAACCAGAACTCGCTGTTGCCCTGGGAACCCACCGGTGTCGGGAGCTGGGCGGATCGCCATCAGCCGGCGTCGTGGCCGCCGCTCTTCGCGGTGCTGAAGTCGGAGGCCAAGCGCGGCACCATCCTGCCGTTCGTGATCGAGCTCGACGATCAGTACGTGGGGCAGCTGACCGTCGGCAACATCCAGCGCGGAGCCGTGCGCAGCGCGTGGATCGGCTACTGGGTCGACAATGCGCACGCCGGTCAGGGCATCGCGACGGCGGCCGTCGCGCTCGGCGTGGACCACTGCTTCGGGCCGGTCGGACTGCACCGCCTCGACGCGACGGTACAACCGGCCAACGAGGCCTCTCAGAAGGTGTTGAAGAACATCGGTTTTCGGCAGGAAGGGCTGCTGGTCCGGTACATGGACGTCAACAAGCGCTGGCGCGATCACATGCTCTTCGCATTGACGGCCGAGGAGGTCGTCGGGTCGGCGACCGAGGCGCTGGTTCGCTCGGGGCGGGCGTCCTTCCGGTAG
- a CDS encoding DUF5994 family protein has product MSVPPLLGPPRVRFGVDPSAPIGGAWYPYTVQLADELPGVLAAARPQIGDVTGMDVNWSSFRRFPGLDSPDSPMTPPLMTLTAGGVVVTLLVIPPRTASSLAAILLRQASNTVSPDSQLHSLEFRRAERILELARRSLSTS; this is encoded by the coding sequence ATGAGCGTCCCTCCGCTTCTGGGACCGCCCCGGGTGCGGTTCGGTGTAGATCCGTCGGCTCCGATCGGCGGCGCGTGGTACCCGTACACGGTCCAGCTCGCCGACGAACTGCCCGGCGTGCTCGCCGCGGCTCGACCGCAGATCGGCGACGTCACCGGGATGGACGTCAACTGGAGCAGCTTCCGCCGGTTCCCCGGCTTGGATTCCCCGGACTCTCCCATGACGCCCCCGCTGATGACACTGACCGCAGGAGGAGTCGTCGTGACGCTTCTGGTGATCCCACCGCGCACCGCATCGTCGCTGGCCGCGATCCTGCTGCGTCAGGCGAGCAACACCGTGTCCCCGGACAGTCAGCTGCATTCGCTGGAATTTCGTCGTGCGGAACGGATTCTGGAACTCGCACGTCGGTCGCTGTCCACGTCCTGA
- the glp gene encoding gephyrin-like molybdotransferase Glp — protein MRSVEDHLTLVTAAAVAPRPVRVAISEAQGLMCAEEVVTEHPMPGFDQAAIDGYAVRAVDVALAGVLAPEDREEFDPNGAELVDLEAGEPMIVSLPVVGEVGPGSRTPTRLQPRQAVRVETGAPMPTLADAVVPLRWTDGGDQKVKIGHGVESGNYVRRVGDDVQPGDVAVRAGAIIGPAQVGLLAAVGQSRVMVHPRPRLSVISVGSELVDIDRTPGPGQIYDVNSYALAAAARDAGADVNRVGIAERDASRMREVVEAQLIRSEIVVICGAVGGSASKAIADALADLGELEIVRVAMHPGSVQGFGRLGRDEVPTFLLPANPVSALVTFEVMVRPLIRIALGKRQPMRRVIKARTIGPIASVRGRKGYLRGQLMRDERTGDYLVQVLGASPTGSSHLLAELAEANCLIMVDPEVEEMSTGDEVEVAFLAQRG, from the coding sequence ATGCGGTCGGTAGAAGATCATCTGACGCTCGTGACCGCCGCCGCGGTGGCGCCGCGGCCGGTGCGTGTCGCGATCTCCGAGGCGCAAGGTCTGATGTGCGCGGAAGAAGTGGTCACCGAGCATCCGATGCCGGGTTTCGACCAGGCCGCCATCGACGGTTACGCGGTGCGTGCAGTCGACGTGGCACTGGCCGGCGTCCTCGCCCCGGAGGATCGCGAGGAGTTCGATCCGAACGGTGCCGAACTCGTCGACCTCGAAGCGGGCGAGCCCATGATCGTCTCGTTGCCGGTGGTCGGGGAGGTGGGCCCGGGGTCGCGCACCCCGACCCGGCTGCAACCTCGCCAAGCCGTCCGCGTGGAGACCGGTGCGCCGATGCCGACGCTCGCCGACGCGGTCGTGCCGCTGCGCTGGACCGACGGCGGCGACCAGAAGGTCAAGATCGGTCACGGCGTCGAGAGTGGCAACTACGTGCGCCGGGTCGGCGACGACGTTCAGCCCGGTGACGTCGCGGTCCGTGCCGGCGCGATCATCGGCCCTGCTCAGGTGGGGCTGCTGGCCGCGGTCGGGCAGTCACGTGTGATGGTGCACCCGCGTCCGCGCCTGTCGGTGATCTCGGTGGGCAGCGAACTCGTCGACATCGATCGCACTCCCGGACCGGGACAGATCTACGACGTCAACAGCTATGCGCTGGCGGCCGCGGCGCGCGACGCCGGCGCCGACGTCAACCGGGTCGGCATCGCCGAACGTGACGCCTCCCGGATGCGTGAGGTCGTCGAGGCGCAGCTCATCCGCTCCGAGATCGTGGTGATCTGCGGCGCGGTCGGCGGCAGCGCGTCGAAGGCCATCGCCGACGCCCTCGCCGACCTCGGTGAACTCGAGATCGTCCGCGTGGCCATGCATCCCGGCTCGGTCCAGGGTTTCGGCCGGCTCGGTCGCGATGAGGTGCCGACCTTCCTGCTGCCGGCGAACCCGGTGAGCGCCCTCGTCACCTTCGAGGTGATGGTGCGCCCTCTCATCCGCATCGCGCTGGGCAAGCGGCAGCCGATGCGCCGGGTGATCAAGGCCCGCACCATCGGGCCGATCGCGTCGGTGCGCGGTCGCAAGGGGTACCTCCGCGGGCAGCTCATGCGCGACGAACGGACGGGGGACTACCTCGTCCAGGTGCTCGGTGCGTCACCGACCGGGTCGTCGCATCTGCTGGCCGAGTTGGCCGAGGCGAACTGTCTCATCATGGTCGACCCCGAGGTCGAGGAGATGAGTACCGGCGACGAGGTGGAGGTCGCCTTCCTCGCTCAGCGCGGGTGA
- a CDS encoding FmdB family zinc ribbon protein, which yields MPTYSYACTECDNKFDIVQSFSDDSLTECPQCTGRLRKLFNSVGIVFKGSGFYRTDSRSGSSSSDTASSSSSDSSSSSTSSASSDSSSSSSSSTTKSDSKAATPA from the coding sequence GTGCCCACCTACTCGTATGCCTGCACGGAGTGCGACAACAAGTTCGACATCGTCCAGTCGTTCTCCGACGACTCGTTGACCGAATGCCCGCAGTGCACCGGTCGCCTGCGCAAGCTGTTCAACTCGGTCGGCATCGTGTTCAAGGGGAGCGGTTTCTACCGCACCGACTCGCGGTCGGGTTCGTCCTCTTCGGACACCGCGTCGTCCTCGTCGTCGGACAGCTCGTCGTCGAGCACTTCCTCAGCCTCGTCGGATTCGTCGTCGTCGAGCTCGAGCAGCACCACCAAGAGCGACAGCAAGGCCGCGACTCCCGCCTGA
- the glpR gene encoding gephyrin-like molybdotransferase receptor GlpR codes for MPNSVLWVCLVAVWLFVLVPMVIKGRPQILKSTEAAKKTRLLHRGGSRATAPSTARRRSSARHPHDPSWKSSRKATATAVVDEVEDDTETETEDADVTTKVQRVADVEAEKPTVEATDDTDTEDTDAEDTDLEDVADETDDVEDDQAAETDDDLVDEAADAMAEDTEAEEFEDSEYEDSEEAEYEDDSEAAEYEADTEYEDAADDLDEDEYDDYARASRPTEAEPESVVDELEDEQPVARKPQSERVRRSVYSSEKERELKYRERQRVTLGLFVLFVLSLVSGFLIGTPGWVATGVVGLMLVGYLAYLRRAVKVEQQIRAQRLARAKRAQRAEEERRRRAAAVPEFAAAPPPPRLRRPGGAVVLEIDDEDPVFDHLPPFQRRRMDREDLEYRRVG; via the coding sequence ATGCCCAACTCCGTACTGTGGGTTTGTCTCGTCGCGGTCTGGCTCTTCGTGCTGGTCCCGATGGTGATCAAGGGTCGTCCCCAGATCCTCAAATCGACCGAGGCCGCGAAGAAGACGCGCTTGCTGCATCGCGGTGGATCTCGCGCGACGGCACCGTCGACCGCGCGACGCCGCTCGTCGGCCCGCCACCCGCACGACCCGTCGTGGAAGTCCTCCCGGAAGGCGACCGCGACCGCTGTCGTCGACGAGGTCGAGGACGACACCGAAACCGAGACCGAGGACGCCGACGTCACGACGAAGGTCCAGCGAGTCGCAGATGTCGAGGCGGAGAAGCCGACCGTCGAGGCCACGGATGACACCGACACCGAGGACACCGACGCCGAGGACACCGACCTCGAGGATGTCGCCGACGAGACCGACGATGTCGAGGACGACCAAGCCGCCGAGACCGACGACGACCTGGTCGACGAGGCCGCGGACGCAATGGCTGAGGACACAGAGGCTGAGGAGTTCGAGGATTCCGAGTACGAGGACTCCGAAGAGGCCGAATACGAAGATGATTCGGAAGCCGCCGAGTACGAAGCCGACACCGAGTACGAGGACGCGGCCGACGATCTCGACGAGGACGAATACGACGACTACGCCCGCGCGTCCCGGCCCACCGAGGCCGAACCGGAGTCGGTCGTCGACGAACTCGAAGACGAACAACCGGTTGCGCGGAAGCCGCAGTCCGAGCGCGTTCGACGCAGCGTGTACTCGTCCGAGAAGGAACGCGAGCTGAAATACCGCGAGCGTCAGCGGGTCACGCTGGGCCTGTTCGTGCTCTTCGTCCTGTCGCTGGTGTCGGGCTTCCTGATCGGGACGCCCGGCTGGGTCGCGACGGGTGTCGTCGGGCTGATGCTGGTCGGATACCTCGCGTACCTGCGTCGAGCCGTGAAGGTCGAGCAGCAGATCCGGGCTCAGCGACTCGCCCGCGCCAAGCGTGCGCAGCGCGCCGAGGAGGAGCGTCGTCGACGCGCCGCCGCGGTGCCCGAGTTCGCCGCCGCACCGCCGCCCCCGCGTCTCCGCCGTCCCGGTGGCGCCGTGGTTCTCGAGATCGACGACGAGGACCCCGTCTTCGACCACCTGCCGCCGTTCCAGCGTCGCCGCATGGACCGCGAGGACCTGGAGTACCGCCGGGTCGGCTGA
- a CDS encoding SIMPL domain-containing protein, whose protein sequence is MTALEIVVRGNARGRYAPERGVIDLAVHLEGPVKAAVYEAAVGLHSRITGALGELESAGAVNRWTAESVRVYSSRAYSRDGEPRDPMYNTRIRIDAEFGDFEKLSEFIDTWSGEEGVAVENVHWDVHETSRRAHERELRREAVEDAIAKAQAYSDAVGRGPVIPTLLSDPGMVDHAPSPRGRVMSAAIPGSAPSPSLELRADDIEIRVAVDARFRAE, encoded by the coding sequence ATGACTGCTCTCGAAATCGTGGTTCGGGGTAACGCACGCGGTCGGTACGCCCCGGAACGCGGCGTGATCGACCTCGCCGTCCATCTCGAAGGTCCCGTGAAGGCGGCGGTGTACGAGGCTGCGGTGGGACTGCATTCGCGGATCACCGGTGCTCTCGGCGAACTCGAGTCGGCCGGTGCGGTGAACCGGTGGACCGCCGAATCGGTACGGGTGTACTCGTCCCGGGCCTACTCGCGGGACGGAGAGCCGCGGGATCCGATGTACAACACCCGCATTCGCATCGACGCCGAGTTCGGCGACTTCGAGAAGCTGTCGGAGTTCATCGACACCTGGTCCGGGGAAGAAGGGGTGGCGGTCGAAAACGTTCACTGGGACGTCCACGAGACCAGTCGCCGCGCACACGAACGCGAGCTGCGTCGGGAGGCGGTCGAGGACGCAATAGCCAAGGCGCAGGCCTACTCCGACGCCGTGGGGCGCGGGCCGGTGATACCGACCCTCCTGTCCGACCCGGGCATGGTCGACCATGCACCGTCACCGCGCGGGCGGGTGATGAGTGCCGCCATCCCGGGGTCGGCGCCGTCGCCGAGCCTCGAGCTGCGGGCCGATGACATCGAGATCCGCGTCGCGGTGGACGCGCGTTTTCGCGCCGAGTGA